One stretch of Comamonas testosteroni DNA includes these proteins:
- a CDS encoding helix-turn-helix domain-containing protein → MQRRSIQRGRPAGATTYDAELAQAFGAAVRALRTERGIAQESLAHLAGIERSHMGKVERGEHMPTLAIIFKIAGALECSTAVLMAATEGQLAATRT, encoded by the coding sequence ATGCAGAGGCGATCCATCCAGCGCGGCCGACCAGCGGGCGCCACCACCTACGATGCCGAGCTGGCGCAAGCCTTCGGCGCGGCGGTGCGCGCGCTGCGGACGGAGCGCGGCATCGCGCAGGAATCGCTGGCGCACCTCGCCGGCATCGAGCGCTCCCACATGGGCAAGGTCGAGCGCGGCGAACACATGCCCACGCTGGCGATCATCTTCAAGATCGCCGGCGCGCTTGAATGCAGTACCGCGGTGCTGATGGCCGCGACGGAAGGCCAGCTCGCGGCTACGAGGACGTAG
- a CDS encoding chromosome partitioning protein ParB, which translates to MTAKPPPSSKRTAKHVCIGARPPANPHAEAWIRQGDADALGKGDLYTARLTLDITPAMRARIKVSAFTQGVTVADLLRALLEREFPEHRRENTP; encoded by the coding sequence ATGACTGCGAAGCCGCCACCCAGCAGCAAACGCACGGCCAAGCATGTCTGCATCGGCGCGCGTCCGCCTGCGAATCCGCACGCCGAGGCGTGGATTCGCCAAGGCGATGCCGATGCGCTGGGTAAGGGCGACCTCTACACGGCCCGCCTGACCCTCGACATCACGCCCGCGATGCGGGCGCGCATCAAGGTATCGGCCTTCACGCAAGGCGTGACAGTGGCCGACTTGCTGCGCGCGCTGCTGGAGCGGGAGTTTCCAGAACACCGCAGGGAGAACACACCATGA
- a CDS encoding DUF2840 domain-containing protein, with amino-acid sequence MIASALPAADAATAATSPSLPARAARPISTPLTRVSLAFLEHRFKLYLRFGEPARTLRLDRWRSLAVFMPNAVFCRIRWQANDYGTVRWQLMVMQACTPLDAAQRIPGVQPGARLVLHAEGENQVRAVLERIDAIEALGITPAAASPAYWRTLANRLAARLPLPEYTAERHSAWLAGRALP; translated from the coding sequence ATGATCGCATCCGCTTTGCCTGCCGCTGACGCGGCCACGGCTGCAACGTCGCCATCACTCCCAGCACGTGCGGCGCGGCCTATCTCAACGCCGCTGACGCGCGTTTCGCTGGCCTTCCTGGAGCACCGTTTCAAGCTCTATCTGCGCTTTGGCGAACCGGCGCGCACGCTGCGGCTCGATCGCTGGCGCAGTCTCGCCGTGTTCATGCCCAACGCCGTGTTCTGCCGCATTCGCTGGCAGGCCAACGACTACGGCACCGTGCGCTGGCAGCTCATGGTCATGCAGGCGTGCACGCCGCTCGATGCAGCGCAGCGCATCCCCGGCGTGCAGCCGGGCGCGCGCCTGGTGCTGCACGCCGAGGGCGAGAACCAGGTGCGCGCCGTGCTGGAACGCATCGACGCCATCGAGGCGCTGGGCATCACGCCCGCTGCCGCTTCGCCCGCGTACTGGCGCACGCTCGCCAACCGGCTCGCTGCGCGCCTGCCGCTGCCCGAATACACCGCCGAGCGGCACTCCGCTTGGCTCGCCGGGAGGGCACTGCCATGA
- a CDS encoding DUF2958 domain-containing protein — MNAPLDTDAQRAALLENGRRAAAGEPYDPLPVVRLFTPDAHATWLLTSLDPVDGDTAYGLIDLGISMPELGTVKLSDLASIVGPNKLPVTRDLHFQAMRPLSEYLRLAQENGSVVD, encoded by the coding sequence ATGAATGCTCCCCTCGACACCGATGCGCAGCGTGCCGCGCTGCTGGAGAACGGGCGGCGGGCCGCCGCCGGTGAACCGTACGACCCGTTGCCGGTTGTGCGGCTGTTCACTCCCGACGCGCACGCCACCTGGCTGCTGACCTCGCTCGATCCCGTCGATGGTGACACGGCCTACGGCCTGATCGACCTGGGAATCAGCATGCCCGAGCTGGGGACGGTGAAACTTTCCGACCTGGCTTCCATCGTCGGGCCGAACAAGCTGCCCGTGACGCGAGATTTGCATTTCCAGGCGATGCGCCCGCTGTCGGAATATCTGCGCCTGGCGCAGGAAAACGGTTCCGTCGTCGATTGA
- a CDS encoding S26 family signal peptidase, with the protein MTAVSTSGTTPHPRSHRARLRARLVLAGLSACGLAALAWASFVHPLPRLTYNPSDSVAVGWYRVDPLDPRASSPPRPLSVGSIVLVPLPAEAAALAAQRGYLPTRISLLKRVGAVAPQEVCIADGSVRINGVPSAAVLPADRWGRPLPSWQQCRRLRPGELFLLSVTNPASFDSRYFGPVSASAVIGVAHPVWLESRP; encoded by the coding sequence ATGACCGCCGTTTCCACTTCCGGCACCACGCCGCATCCTCGCTCGCACCGCGCACGTTTGCGCGCTCGCCTCGTGTTGGCGGGCCTGTCCGCCTGCGGCCTCGCTGCGCTGGCCTGGGCGTCCTTCGTGCATCCACTGCCGCGCCTGACCTACAACCCGTCCGACAGCGTGGCGGTCGGCTGGTATCGCGTCGATCCGCTCGACCCTCGCGCCAGCTCGCCGCCACGTCCGTTGTCCGTGGGCAGCATCGTGCTGGTGCCGCTGCCCGCCGAGGCTGCCGCGCTCGCTGCGCAGCGCGGCTACCTACCAACGCGCATCTCGCTGCTCAAGCGCGTAGGTGCGGTGGCGCCGCAAGAGGTGTGCATCGCTGACGGCAGCGTCCGCATCAACGGCGTGCCTTCGGCCGCCGTGCTGCCTGCCGACCGCTGGGGCCGCCCGCTGCCATCCTGGCAGCAGTGCCGCCGCCTTCGGCCTGGCGAGCTGTTCCTGCTCAGTGTCACCAATCCGGCGTCGTTCGACAGCCGGTATTTCGGGCCGGTCAGCGCATCCGCCGTGATCGGCGTCGCGCATCCGGTCTGGCTGGAATCCCGCCCATGA
- a CDS encoding helix-turn-helix transcriptional regulator translates to MRPAPLRPAAASATASTTAAQPQRYLTNDEAADYLRLSPRTLEKQRVLGGGPKFRKFGRRVMYAVADLDAWASERSFESTSDPEYAEQHSADSRAR, encoded by the coding sequence ATGCGTCCCGCTCCCTTGCGGCCTGCCGCCGCTTCCGCCACTGCCTCGACCACCGCTGCGCAGCCGCAGCGTTACCTCACCAACGACGAAGCCGCCGACTACCTGCGCCTGTCGCCGCGAACGCTGGAGAAACAGCGCGTGCTGGGTGGTGGCCCCAAGTTCCGCAAATTCGGCCGCCGCGTCATGTACGCCGTGGCCGACCTCGATGCCTGGGCTTCAGAGCGCAGTTTCGAGAGCACATCCGATCCCGAATACGCCGAGCAGCATTCGGCGGACAGCCGTGCGCGCTGA
- a CDS encoding replication initiator protein A — MSSPALPSRQRPVPEREQLDLFRALPGDMAPRDSQDLMAFPFFSLAKSRRVAPIDFRASGITIRVEGTQEHGIATIWDADVLIWAASQIVEARDAGLRPSRLMQATPYEILRFIGRGTSLRDYQRLKAALDRLQSTTVATSIRETTGRRLHRFSWINEWKELADAKGTPLGLELILPDWFYAGVMDAALVLSIDPAYFRLTGGIERWLYRLVRKHGGRQPGGWQFDFRHLYRKSGSATRFSDFAYDLRALVARQSMPGYVLGIERMPDNGAELLTFRPVPFMARG; from the coding sequence ATGTCCAGCCCTGCGCTGCCGTCCCGGCAGCGGCCCGTGCCAGAGCGCGAACAGCTCGACCTGTTCCGCGCCTTGCCGGGCGACATGGCGCCGCGCGACAGCCAGGACTTGATGGCCTTTCCGTTCTTCTCGCTAGCGAAGTCGCGGCGCGTGGCGCCGATCGACTTCCGCGCCAGCGGCATCACGATCCGCGTGGAGGGCACGCAGGAGCACGGCATCGCCACCATTTGGGATGCGGACGTGCTCATTTGGGCAGCTTCGCAGATCGTGGAAGCACGCGACGCGGGCTTGCGCCCGTCGCGGCTGATGCAGGCCACGCCCTACGAGATCCTGCGCTTCATCGGGCGCGGTACGTCGCTGCGCGACTACCAACGCCTCAAGGCGGCCTTGGATCGCCTCCAATCCACCACGGTGGCCACGTCCATCCGGGAGACCACGGGAAGACGGCTGCACCGCTTCTCGTGGATCAACGAGTGGAAGGAACTAGCCGATGCCAAGGGCACGCCCTTGGGGCTGGAGCTGATCCTGCCGGACTGGTTTTACGCGGGCGTCATGGATGCCGCACTGGTGCTGTCCATCGACCCAGCGTATTTCCGGCTCACGGGCGGGATCGAGCGCTGGCTGTACCGGCTGGTGCGCAAACACGGCGGGCGCCAGCCGGGCGGCTGGCAATTCGATTTCCGGCACCTGTATCGGAAATCGGGCAGCGCCACGCGCTTCTCGGATTTCGCCTACGACCTGCGCGCGCTGGTCGCGCGGCAGTCGATGCCCGGCTACGTCCTGGGCATCGAGCGAATGCCGGACAACGGCGCCGAGCTGCTGACCTTTCGGCCCGTGCCGTTCATGGCACGGGGATAA
- a CDS encoding DUF2285 domain-containing protein, whose translation MVNPHHVAHWYPTAAYLYVLWLDALALAWEYLRRHPEYRLDWLRRARRPDAAHRWGLRVLEDPALDARDAHPAWQPRQADVVQLYPDADPPVDAEPFTFWRIPGHKQLLHDGKGLALIACSPGQCLRFALAAGLEDGMAVAYAQRSGTAVPVRAHARGATFAATTPRPAPSALLELHTLQALDATLAGASLRDVAEGLFGVDAAAGWYSDGGLRSKVRRLARRGDALMRGGYHRLAQLAPLEKGRFDEDAKRP comes from the coding sequence ATGGTCAATCCTCATCATGTCGCGCACTGGTATCCCACTGCGGCTTACCTCTATGTCCTCTGGCTGGATGCGCTTGCGCTGGCTTGGGAGTACCTGCGCAGGCACCCCGAATACCGGCTCGACTGGCTGCGCCGTGCACGCCGCCCCGATGCGGCGCATCGCTGGGGCTTGCGCGTGCTGGAAGACCCGGCGCTGGATGCGCGCGACGCGCATCCGGCATGGCAGCCCCGCCAAGCTGATGTGGTGCAGCTCTACCCCGATGCCGATCCGCCTGTGGATGCCGAGCCCTTCACGTTCTGGCGTATCCCCGGCCACAAGCAACTTCTCCACGATGGCAAGGGACTGGCGCTGATCGCGTGCAGCCCCGGCCAGTGCCTGCGCTTCGCGCTCGCGGCTGGCCTCGAAGATGGCATGGCCGTGGCCTATGCCCAGCGGAGCGGCACTGCCGTGCCTGTGCGCGCTCATGCACGCGGCGCGACCTTCGCCGCTACCACACCCAGACCAGCACCTTCCGCGCTGCTGGAGCTGCACACCTTGCAGGCGCTCGACGCGACCCTGGCGGGCGCATCCTTGCGCGACGTGGCCGAAGGCTTGTTCGGCGTGGACGCCGCAGCCGGTTGGTACAGCGATGGCGGCTTGCGCTCCAAGGTGCGCCGCCTGGCGCGGCGCGGCGATGCGCTGATGCGCGGCGGCTATCACCGCTTAGCACAGCTTGCGCCGCTTGAGAAGGGTCGTTTTGATGAGGATGCAAAACGACCCTGA
- a CDS encoding GNAT family N-acetyltransferase, with protein sequence MTIQLRHETPDDIAAIEALTIVAFANAPHTSHAEQFIVRTLRDANELTLSIVAEEQGQVVGHVALSPVSITDGHGHRAAGWYGLGPISVLPQRQGQGIGSRLMEQALAELRAMQAAGCVLLGEPAYYARFGFQAHAGLQLPGVPPGYFMALAFDGPVPEGIAHYSGAFNAAA encoded by the coding sequence ATGACCATCCAGCTCCGACACGAAACCCCGGACGACATCGCGGCCATCGAGGCTCTGACCATTGTCGCTTTCGCCAATGCACCGCACACCAGCCACGCGGAGCAATTCATCGTGCGCACATTGCGCGACGCAAACGAACTGACGCTTTCCATCGTGGCCGAAGAACAGGGCCAGGTTGTCGGCCATGTGGCCCTGTCGCCGGTGAGCATCACCGATGGCCACGGCCACAGGGCCGCAGGCTGGTACGGCTTGGGGCCGATCTCCGTCCTGCCGCAACGACAGGGGCAAGGCATCGGCTCGCGCCTGATGGAACAGGCGCTGGCCGAACTGCGGGCCATGCAGGCCGCAGGCTGCGTGCTGTTGGGCGAACCCGCGTACTACGCGCGTTTTGGTTTTCAGGCCCATGCGGGCCTGCAACTGCCGGGCGTGCCGCCCGGCTACTTCATGGCACTGGCCTTCGATGGGCCTGTGCCCGAGGGCATCGCGCACTACAGCGGTGCCTTCAACGCCGCCGCCTGA
- a CDS encoding DUF932 domain-containing protein — translation MQLASRFASRSPSLRSDYPLSDDQIRSVAPSIFADAPHESRSERYSYIPTAAVLTELRKEGFQPFMVTQTRVRDEGKREHTKHMLRLRHASQINGAEANEIVLLNSHDGTSSYQMLAGMFRFVCSNGLVCGDTVADVRVPHKGDVAGSVIEGAFEVLSGFERVKESRDLMRGITLDDGESEVFARAALALKYDDPDKPAPITESQILMPRRFDDRRPDLWSVFNRTQENLTKGGLHGRSVNGRRQQTRPVQGIDSDVRLNRALWILADGLRLLKA, via the coding sequence ATGCAACTCGCATCCCGCTTCGCTTCCCGTTCCCCTTCGCTGCGCAGCGACTACCCGCTGTCCGATGACCAGATTCGCAGCGTGGCCCCGTCCATCTTCGCGGACGCCCCGCACGAGAGCCGTTCCGAACGGTACAGCTACATCCCCACCGCCGCCGTCCTGACCGAGCTTCGCAAAGAAGGCTTCCAGCCTTTCATGGTGACGCAAACCCGCGTGCGCGATGAAGGCAAGCGCGAGCACACCAAACACATGCTACGCCTGCGCCATGCCAGCCAGATCAACGGCGCGGAGGCCAACGAAATCGTGCTACTGAACTCGCACGACGGCACGAGCAGCTATCAGATGCTGGCCGGAATGTTCCGCTTCGTTTGCAGCAATGGCCTTGTGTGTGGTGACACCGTGGCCGATGTGCGCGTGCCCCACAAAGGCGACGTGGCCGGTTCCGTCATCGAAGGCGCTTTCGAGGTGTTGAGCGGCTTTGAGCGGGTGAAGGAATCGCGCGACCTGATGCGTGGCATCACCTTGGACGATGGCGAATCCGAAGTGTTCGCCCGTGCTGCGCTGGCGTTGAAGTACGACGACCCCGACAAGCCCGCGCCCATCACTGAATCGCAAATCCTGATGCCGCGCCGGTTCGATGACCGCCGCCCCGACCTGTGGAGCGTGTTCAACCGCACGCAGGAGAACTTGACCAAAGGCGGATTGCATGGCCGCAGCGTCAACGGACGCCGCCAGCAAACCCGACCCGTGCAGGGCATTGATTCCGATGTGCGCCTCAATCGCGCCCTCTGGATTCTGGCCGATGGCCTGCGCCTGTTGAAAGCCTGA
- the parA gene encoding ParA family partition ATPase: MIVALLNQKGGVGKTTLATHIAGELAMRDQHVVLLDADPQGSSLDWTQRRSQQGLPRLFSTVGLARETLHQEAPELARRADHVVIDGPPRIAALARSALLAAERVLIPVQPSPYDLWASAEMVALIREAQVFRPALRAAFVINRRVSTTVIGREARQALADQPLPALRSEVHQRIVFADSVAAGRLARETAPDSTAAREITALVDELLRWPT; this comes from the coding sequence ATGATCGTCGCGCTGCTCAACCAGAAAGGCGGCGTGGGCAAGACCACGCTCGCCACCCACATCGCCGGTGAGCTGGCGATGCGCGACCAGCACGTCGTTCTGCTGGACGCCGACCCGCAGGGTTCATCGCTGGACTGGACACAGCGCAGAAGCCAGCAAGGCTTGCCACGGCTGTTCAGCACCGTGGGCCTCGCACGCGAAACGCTGCACCAGGAAGCGCCAGAACTGGCCCGTCGCGCCGATCACGTCGTCATCGACGGCCCGCCACGCATCGCGGCGCTGGCGCGCTCCGCGCTGCTGGCGGCCGAGCGCGTGCTGATCCCCGTGCAGCCCAGCCCCTACGACCTGTGGGCCAGCGCCGAGATGGTGGCGCTGATCCGCGAAGCGCAGGTGTTCCGGCCTGCGCTACGCGCGGCCTTCGTCATCAACCGGCGCGTGAGCACCACCGTGATCGGACGCGAAGCGCGCCAGGCGCTCGCCGACCAGCCGCTTCCTGCGCTGCGCTCGGAAGTGCATCAGCGCATCGTGTTCGCCGACAGCGTGGCCGCTGGTCGGCTTGCCCGCGAGACGGCGCCCGACAGTACCGCCGCGCGAGAAATCACCGCGCTGGTGGACGAACTTCTGCGGTGGCCGACATGA
- a CDS encoding ParB/RepB/Spo0J family partition protein has protein sequence MNAITQTAARAIQAPALEAADPTKNLILVPLSRLVLRPTGRNVRKIPRMSIPELAASIQRVGLLQNLIVIASADGEHYEVVAGGRRLAALKLLAKKHRIGKEWEVPCLLVADGTARTASLTENVQREAMHPADQFEAFAALVAEGRPIEDIAADFSVTPLVVQRRLKLANVSPRLMADYRADAVTLDQLMALSITDDHAAQETAFYDAPQWQRQPSALRERLTEREIDAYRHPLVRFVGLDGYEAAGGGIRRDLFAEGDAGVYLNDAALLERLAQDKLARIAAAVRAEGWAWVDATPGVTHADLHAFQRAPRERREPNKRQAARIEKLQAKMQEVAEAVDAAMDADDEDKADVLQEEGEALGEQLQALEDGLQDYGANVKAAAGAIVTIDRNGEAVIYRGLMREAEAKALRTLERLRQGFSGESAENDDEGDTEDETQAPAMSDRLAQRLSAHRTAALQIEVARHPQAALAAVVHGMVQAVLQESRYGFKRSSLPLGVSLKPQDRLEGMAPDWPHSAAAVALRELQQVAGEALPEDSAELFAALLAMEQGELVKLLAVCVASTVDVVTPRATPHQPGEELAQAVSLDMAAWWQPTAEGYFKHVPKAAVLQAVGEYAPDQVSRLAKLKKTDIASEAERLADGTGWMPAIFKAQGPQDAAQEVGPEQDAPEDAEAMADEPAEALAA, from the coding sequence ATGAACGCCATCACCCAAACCGCAGCCCGCGCCATCCAAGCCCCCGCGCTGGAAGCTGCCGACCCGACCAAGAACCTGATTCTGGTTCCGCTGTCGCGGCTGGTGCTGCGCCCCACGGGCCGCAACGTGCGCAAGATCCCGCGCATGTCCATCCCTGAACTGGCCGCGAGCATCCAGCGCGTGGGCCTGCTGCAAAACCTCATCGTGATTGCATCCGCCGATGGCGAGCATTACGAAGTCGTGGCCGGTGGCCGTCGCCTCGCGGCCCTCAAGCTGCTGGCGAAAAAGCACCGCATCGGCAAGGAATGGGAGGTGCCTTGCCTGCTGGTAGCCGATGGCACGGCCCGCACCGCCAGCCTCACCGAGAACGTGCAGCGCGAAGCCATGCACCCGGCAGACCAGTTTGAAGCCTTCGCGGCGCTGGTGGCCGAAGGCCGACCCATCGAGGACATTGCGGCGGATTTCAGCGTTACGCCGCTGGTGGTGCAGCGTCGCTTGAAGCTGGCGAATGTCTCGCCGCGCCTGATGGCGGACTATCGGGCCGATGCCGTCACGCTCGATCAGTTGATGGCCTTGTCCATTACCGACGACCACGCCGCGCAGGAAACCGCGTTCTACGATGCCCCGCAGTGGCAGCGCCAACCGTCCGCGCTGCGCGAACGCCTCACCGAGCGCGAAATCGACGCTTACCGGCATCCGCTGGTGCGCTTCGTCGGGCTGGACGGCTACGAAGCCGCAGGCGGCGGCATCCGCCGCGACCTGTTCGCGGAAGGCGATGCGGGCGTGTACCTCAACGACGCCGCGCTGCTGGAACGGCTGGCGCAAGACAAGCTGGCACGCATCGCCGCCGCTGTCCGCGCCGAGGGTTGGGCGTGGGTGGATGCCACGCCGGGCGTGACCCATGCCGATCTGCACGCCTTCCAGCGTGCTCCGAGGGAACGGCGCGAGCCGAATAAGCGGCAAGCCGCACGCATCGAGAAGCTGCAAGCCAAGATGCAGGAGGTTGCCGAAGCGGTGGATGCTGCGATGGACGCCGACGATGAGGACAAGGCCGACGTTTTGCAGGAGGAAGGCGAAGCCCTGGGCGAGCAGCTGCAGGCACTGGAAGATGGCTTGCAGGACTACGGCGCGAACGTGAAGGCCGCAGCCGGTGCCATCGTCACCATCGACCGCAACGGCGAGGCCGTTATTTATCGCGGCCTGATGCGCGAGGCCGAGGCCAAGGCGCTGCGCACGCTGGAACGGCTGCGCCAAGGGTTCAGCGGCGAGAGCGCCGAGAACGACGACGAAGGCGACACGGAGGATGAGACGCAAGCCCCAGCCATGTCCGACCGGCTGGCACAACGCTTGAGCGCCCACCGTACCGCCGCGCTGCAAATCGAAGTCGCACGACATCCGCAAGCTGCGCTGGCTGCCGTGGTGCATGGCATGGTGCAGGCCGTCTTGCAGGAAAGCCGCTATGGCTTCAAGCGTAGTTCCTTGCCGCTGGGCGTGAGCCTGAAACCGCAAGACCGGCTGGAAGGCATGGCCCCGGATTGGCCTCACTCCGCCGCCGCCGTGGCGCTGCGCGAACTGCAACAGGTGGCGGGCGAAGCCTTGCCGGAGGACAGCGCCGAACTGTTCGCCGCGCTGCTGGCGATGGAGCAAGGCGAACTGGTCAAGCTGCTGGCCGTGTGCGTGGCTTCCACGGTGGACGTGGTGACGCCCCGCGCCACGCCGCACCAGCCCGGCGAGGAACTGGCGCAGGCCGTTAGCCTCGACATGGCCGCATGGTGGCAGCCGACCGCCGAGGGGTATTTCAAGCACGTCCCGAAGGCGGCAGTTCTGCAAGCCGTGGGCGAGTACGCTCCCGATCAGGTTTCCCGGCTGGCGAAGCTGAAGAAGACCGACATTGCCAGCGAAGCCGAGCGGCTGGCCGATGGCACGGGCTGGATGCCTGCCATCTTCAAGGCCCAAGGCCCGCAGGATGCCGCGCAGGAGGTTGGCCCGGAGCAGGACGCCCCGGAGGATGCCGAAGCAATGGCGGATGAACCCGCCGAGGCGCTGGCCGCTTGA
- a CDS encoding relaxase/mobilization nuclease domain-containing protein gives MTNRRDDDFRIRPSAPKNRGQGFVSKVLQQAGKASGGKSTVRRPASAHGTGQRPGSRLGRGHTAARFAGARLTPMSRRVTIKTLLVNHQRASPQSLAKHLRYIERDGVGRDGEPGQAYGPQTDTADLDAFKERCADDRHHFRFILSPEDGAELEDLRTYTRHLMGRMEADLGTGLDWVAVNHWNTDNPHTHLIVRGRDDTGKDLIIAGDYIADGFRHRAADLATEWLGPRTELEIQQTLQREVGQERWTSLDRTLKREAGEDGRVQIERFNEPNLQRQRLLLIGRLQRLQRLGLADETQPGAWAVHADAEKTLRALGERGDIIRTMQRAMSGKPRELAVFEPGDNGRTILGRVAAKGLADELRDRGYLVIDGVDGKAHYVALNARDELANYPTGAVVEVKGSTDVRAADRNIAALASDGLYRTDHHLAVAQGQAAPGRDPQEVVATHVRRLEALRRAGIVERVAEGLWKVPGDLPEQGRRYDAQRLGGVAVELKSHLPIERQARVIGATWLDQQLIDGGSGLGDLGFGGEAKQAMQQRADFLAEQGLAVRRGQRVILARNLLGTLRNRELAQAAKDIAGETGLEHRPVADGQRVAGIYRRSIMLASGRYAMLDDGMGFSLVPWKPVIEQRLGKQLAATVRGGGVSWEIGRHLGPTIS, from the coding sequence ATGACCAACCGCCGCGACGATGATTTCCGCATCCGCCCCAGCGCACCGAAGAACCGGGGCCAGGGCTTCGTATCCAAGGTGCTCCAGCAGGCAGGCAAGGCCAGCGGCGGCAAGTCCACGGTGCGCCGTCCGGCGTCGGCTCATGGCACCGGCCAGCGTCCCGGCTCGCGCCTGGGGCGCGGCCACACGGCAGCTCGATTCGCCGGGGCGAGGCTGACGCCCATGTCCCGGCGCGTGACCATCAAGACCTTGCTGGTGAATCACCAGCGGGCCAGCCCGCAGTCGCTCGCCAAGCACCTGCGCTACATCGAGCGCGATGGCGTGGGCCGCGACGGCGAGCCGGGCCAAGCCTACGGGCCGCAGACCGATACCGCCGACCTCGACGCCTTCAAGGAACGCTGCGCCGACGACAGGCACCATTTCCGCTTCATCCTCTCGCCCGAAGATGGCGCGGAACTGGAAGACCTGCGCACCTACACGCGGCACCTCATGGGCCGCATGGAGGCCGACCTGGGCACGGGCCTCGACTGGGTGGCCGTAAACCATTGGAACACCGACAACCCCCATACCCACCTGATCGTGCGCGGGCGCGATGACACCGGCAAAGACCTCATCATCGCGGGCGATTACATCGCCGACGGCTTCCGCCACCGGGCCGCCGATCTGGCGACCGAGTGGCTGGGGCCGCGCACCGAGCTGGAGATCCAGCAGACCTTGCAGCGCGAGGTGGGGCAAGAGCGGTGGACGAGCCTGGATCGCACCTTGAAGCGCGAGGCCGGCGAGGATGGCCGCGTGCAGATCGAACGCTTCAACGAGCCGAACTTGCAACGCCAGCGCCTGCTGCTGATTGGCCGCCTGCAACGCTTGCAGCGCCTGGGCTTGGCCGACGAGACGCAGCCGGGCGCCTGGGCCGTCCATGCCGATGCGGAGAAGACCCTGCGCGCCCTGGGCGAGCGTGGCGACATCATCCGCACCATGCAGCGGGCAATGAGTGGGAAGCCGCGCGAACTGGCGGTATTCGAGCCTGGAGACAATGGCAGAACCATCCTCGGGCGCGTGGCCGCGAAGGGGCTGGCCGACGAACTGCGCGACCGGGGCTATCTGGTCATCGACGGCGTGGACGGCAAGGCCCACTACGTCGCCCTGAACGCCCGCGACGAGCTGGCGAACTACCCGACCGGGGCCGTGGTGGAGGTGAAGGGATCGACCGACGTGCGCGCGGCCGACAGGAACATCGCCGCGCTGGCGAGCGATGGCCTGTACCGCACCGATCATCACCTGGCCGTGGCGCAGGGGCAGGCCGCACCGGGCCGTGACCCGCAGGAGGTCGTGGCCACCCATGTGCGCAGGCTGGAAGCCCTGCGCCGGGCTGGCATCGTGGAGCGCGTGGCCGAAGGGCTATGGAAGGTGCCGGGCGACCTGCCAGAGCAAGGCCGCCGCTACGACGCGCAACGGCTGGGCGGCGTGGCCGTGGAGCTGAAATCGCACCTGCCCATCGAGCGGCAGGCGCGCGTGATCGGGGCCACCTGGCTCGACCAGCAGTTGATCGACGGCGGCTCGGGCTTGGGCGACCTGGGCTTTGGTGGCGAGGCCAAGCAGGCGATGCAGCAGCGCGCCGACTTCCTGGCCGAACAGGGGCTAGCCGTGCGGCGCGGGCAGCGTGTGATCCTGGCGCGCAACCTGCTGGGCACGCTGCGCAACCGGGAACTAGCGCAGGCCGCGAAGGACATTGCCGGCGAAACCGGCCTAGAGCATCGCCCGGTGGCCGACGGGCAACGCGTGGCCGGCATCTACCGGCGAAGCATCATGCTTGCCAGTGGGCGTTATGCGATGCTCGACGACGGCATGGGGTTTTCGCTGGTGCCGTGGAAGCCGGTGATCGAGCAGCGGCTGGGGAAGCAACTGGCCGCGACGGTGCGCGGCGGCGGGGTGTCATGGGAGATTGGGCGGCATCTGGGGCCAACCATTTCTTGA
- a CDS encoding DUF736 domain-containing protein: MANIGTFTADKDGFTGTLRTLTLNVKVKLVPNDKGDNEKAPDFRVQAASHDIGAAWKKTSEAGREYLSVALDDPSFAATVYARLIEGENGTHDLIWSRSKPQAA, from the coding sequence ATGGCCAACATCGGCACCTTCACCGCAGACAAAGACGGCTTCACCGGCACGCTTCGCACCCTGACGCTCAACGTCAAGGTCAAGCTGGTTCCCAACGACAAGGGCGACAACGAGAAAGCCCCTGACTTCCGCGTCCAGGCCGCCAGCCACGACATCGGCGCAGCGTGGAAGAAGACCAGCGAGGCCGGGCGGGAATACCTGTCCGTGGCCCTCGACGACCCTTCGTTCGCGGCAACGGTCTATGCCCGCCTGATCGAAGGAGAGAACGGCACGCACGACCTGATCTGGTCGCGCAGCAAGCCCCAGGCGGCGTAA